AATATAAAAGGCAGTCAACATTCGCAATTGAATATTGACTGTCTGCTGACGAAGCAGCAGCCTGAGGCTTAAATAAACTTACACTACAACGTTGCACTATTCGTTTCTTTCATATTTTCGAAAACCGTCGTCAATGACGGCTCTTATTTTTCCTGTTTCATCAAGGTAATCTACGTATGACCCAATCATCCTTGAAACCAAGTCATACTTGTATATATTGCTCAGCTTTATGCCAAAACTGGACGAAGCGGCCTTAGTAATCTCCTCCATTGTCATTCTGCCTTTAATACCCTCATAAATTTTTTCTGCCCTGCGCTTATAGAATTCTATGTTATCTGCCGTCAGATTCGTTATTTCGTCATAAATACCTTTGTGAGCAACTACGTATTTGTCGCATTTTAGATCCAGCAGCTTGAGCTTGCTCTTCAAATCCTCAGTCAATATGTAGCCGTAGGTAATTTTAGTGTATTCTATCAATTCATAGCTTACCAACGCATCTGCCACATAACCTACATTATCCGGAGTAATTATACATATTTGAGCAGAACTGTGTCCCGGAATATGCATTATTTTAAAATCGACTCCACAAAAGTTTATACTCTCTTGCTTGTCCGATATATATACATCTGTCTCAAAAAACATGTACCAGTATTGCTCTTTAATTTCAGCAAGCGTAATTAAGCTGCACAAGCTCTTAAGATTTATAAATGAGCTGCATAGATGCGCCTCAAACTCAGGTGCGGCTATTATGCAGTTGTATTTTTCCTTAAAATATTGATTATTTGCAATATGGTCCGGATGGCAGTGGCTGGTAATGATACCTTTTAAATTAAAATCATGCTTTTCAATCACCGATTCCAATCTATCTCTGTCATCTATATATCCTGTATCCATCAAAACAATATCTCTGTCATTTATTTTATAGAACGGTACATAAGCCTCTTCCAAATCTATGCAGTACGTTCCGCCCTTTACATGTATTATTTCCATTTTATTCTCCGATTCAAATTTTCTCGCTGATATTAATTATACTACATTTGTCAATTCATTCATCTGTAAAACAGCGATCATTTAAGAAATCGTAGTAATTTTTTGTATGATATAATGTTTTAAGAGTTTTCTATTATATTTTTAATAAAGTTACTAAATATGTCAAAACTTCAATAAAATTCATTTCGCTTTTTTCCATCAGCCTATTAATCCTAATCATTTTTTTCGAATATTTTGATTTCAGGCAATCCAATTGGTATCCAGCCAAGTTTTTTATCTACAATATATTGCTGCTTAACAATTGCATAGTCAAAAGCAACTTTCCCTTCAACGGGAATCATTGTATCTGTTATTCTAGAATATTCTCTACGAATATCTCTAAGTTTTTGATTATCATTGAAAATTTCCATTAGATATCTGATCTGTTCTTTCTTCTCTATTACTTCTTCACCATACATTATTTTTTCTTCAGTCCTTATTGCTCCTCCAGAGGTCATAACTATAATACTATACTGGTATCTTTGAAATAAAATACATAGAGAAATAATAATTATTACTAAAATAAAAAGCAATTTTTTTTTCTTAAACACGATATTTTCTACCCCCCTATTTATAATTTAAAATGTCTGGAATTACAAACACTTATATAAATTATGAAAGTTTTTAAATTTAGTGATTTTACAAATAAAAAAATCCTTAGTAAATTTAATAATTTGCACAAAATGCCATTCTACCAATAATTACCTAAAATATAACAATATGATTACACATAATGCATCGGCTGTCAAGACATTTTATACTTCCAATATTCAAAGATCGACAAGAGTTATAATCCAGTATGTATGTCTAGTGCAGGCAAAAGACTAAAAAAATTACAAAAATAGGTTTACATTTAATTCAAGAAAGTTGTTTTTATATAGTGTAAGACAAAATTGACCCGGGAATTAAAAGTTTGCCTTATAAAGTATAAAAGAAAGGAGACAAAAATATGCCTAGTAGTGGAGATACAAAAACAGTTACAACTATGATGTATCAAGCTGGAATTAAGAAAATGAGAAATGCAGCAGAAGATGCAGTAGATGCCACTAATGAATTTATTGGAATCACTTCTGTATGTGCCGCATTTGTTGCATTTGCAAAATCACCCCTTGCTGTGGCTACGGCAATTTTATTAGAGGTTCTAAATTATGGAAACGGCAAAATTGCTCAATATAACGCTGATTTACAGGATGCTTATGAAGATGCGTTAGATGCTATGCTTGGTTCTTATCCAGTAATATATTATGATGTAGCACAGAATTTTAAATATGTTGTTCACGGCTCTGACGGTGGTTGGATTCAAACTGGAATGCCTACTTTCACAAGACATTATACAGATTATTAAAAAATATAAAGGAGCTACTGCAGCCAAAATACTAGATTGCAGTAGCTCTTTTTTTAATCCTCTAACAAACTTTTGTTAATTAAAGGAACTTTTGCTCGGTATGTATTAAGTATAAGGTTTACATTTTTTACTTCGCTATGCGGAGCTGTAATCAATATGATTCTTAGCTCATTTAAGACAAAATGCAAAACTCAAATTATTGATTATCTAGAAGCTATTGCTCCGTTAGCATCAGGAAGGCAGCTTGCCATCATGGCGAAATATAAGTATACTAAAAAAATGGTGGTCTGTGGGTCCCACAATCTAGCCCATCTTGTGGTTGAAACAGTTTAAATTTAACAAATCGTAGTAAGTAGTAAATAGGAGCAAAATGCATCTTTCTATTTTTCTATTATTTTACATTTTTGTATGATATAATGTTTTAAGAGTTTTCTATTATATTTTTAATTTTAAAGAGGTATAAAATATGTCAATGCTTCTTCATATCTTGATGAAAATAAATTCAGAAAAAACAATAGAACTTATTACATTCTCTATTCTCCTCCTTTTGCTTTTTATAGGAATAACAATTTGCTCTTGTTCTTTTAGGTATAAAGGCTTTAAAATAGGAACTGCTTTAATACTAGTTTTATTGATTTTCTTAGCATGGCTTTCTTACAATTCTGTATCTTCTCTAATTCTTGATTTTTTATTCTATTCCAAACTAAAGTAATTTATTATTTTTTTGTGTAGGAAAAATAACTAAATAAAGCAGCATTATTTGTACTCAATAAAACAGCGATCATTTAATAAATTAGAGAATTTCATTTTACATGTATTTTATTTAATTTATGTTATATGATATTCTTTCATTATTTTTCGGGTCGCTATACTCGATGTGTAATCATCTATCCATTTTGGGCCAAATGTTTTAGCAATAGATGTTGCAATTTTTATTTTTTTATTGGTAAAAACATTATACAAAAATAAATTAACTTCTTTGGTGCTTTCTAAAAAATCATTGTAAGCATCAATATCCCGAAATTGTGGAAAATCGCTATAGCAAATCCATCCAGTTCTTATATTCAATTCAGATTTAAAATAGTCAGCATTGTTTTCTATTACTTCATATTGCAATTTTTCAGTATCCAA
Above is a window of Sedimentibacter sp. MB35-C1 DNA encoding:
- a CDS encoding MBL fold metallo-hydrolase yields the protein MEIIHVKGGTYCIDLEEAYVPFYKINDRDIVLMDTGYIDDRDRLESVIEKHDFNLKGIITSHCHPDHIANNQYFKEKYNCIIAAPEFEAHLCSSFINLKSLCSLITLAEIKEQYWYMFFETDVYISDKQESINFCGVDFKIMHIPGHSSAQICIITPDNVGYVADALVSYELIEYTKITYGYILTEDLKSKLKLLDLKCDKYVVAHKGIYDEITNLTADNIEFYKRRAEKIYEGIKGRMTMEEITKAASSSFGIKLSNIYKYDLVSRMIGSYVDYLDETGKIRAVIDDGFRKYERNE